In Brassica napus cultivar Da-Ae chromosome A3, Da-Ae, whole genome shotgun sequence, the sequence AGTGTCTAACAAAGTATACATGACCAGTTTTTTAGTATCTGTGTGCGTTTTCTTAAGCATTTAGTTGATGTAACatcttaataataataataaggagAAGAGGGTGTGTGTTATATTGCTATCATGATTTGAAGGTAGAAGATTGCCTAACCTTGTCAAGAGTCTGAGTAGTAAGGACATACAGAGGTGGAGCAACCAATTTAATCTTAACAGGACAGTCTTCGTTTCCAGCAGCTTCAGCTTTTCTCATGGCTTCCTGAAAAAAAACGCAAGTAAGTGTGAGAATCATTTATTAATTTCATGTTATTAGATAATCCACAAAGGGTTTACGACCTTAATGTGAACAACTCCGTCAAACTGAAAACATTTCAATTCGATATCAGCACGGATTTTCATAGGTTGTGGTGTCATTCTCCTCCTGATGTTCTTCACAAGCGCATCTTTCACTTCTTCCGTAACAGCAGGTACAACTTTAGTCACCTGCAAATAGAATACTAGTAACATTAGCATCAAAGGAAGTTTGTAGTAAGtactaacaacaaaaacaaaacaagataaGAGTATATACCTCCTGTCCATCAGGCCCAACTTCTTTGATCTCACGGGTGAGGGAACCCAACACAGAATCAGGATCAGTTACTAAGACCTTGAAGgcctaaacaataaaaaaaaacatttgagaGATAGCCATCTACGGGGATGCAATAAAAGGCTAAATAAACAAGTTTTTTTACCTCAAAAGCATGACCATGTTTACGGTACAAAGGCCAACCGATGTTCACATACAACTCCTGCAAAAGTAAAACTCAAATCAATGTATAGTCAAAGGTTACATCAGTAAGCTATAATAGCTGCAGAAGTGCAGATGAAGAGATATAACAGTTTCAAGTCTCAGCATCACCACATCCACACTAGGGTAGCTACTTCAGTCTATATGCAGAATTTTCATAATCTAAAATTACATCAATAAACTATGATAGGTGTAGATGAAGAGATCTAATCACAAAGATATAGCAGTCTCAAGCCTCAGCATCACCCCACAAAGATAGCTACTTTACACTATATGCAGAACTTGCATAATCAAAGGTTACATCAGTGAACTATAATAGCTGTAGATGAGGAGATCTAATCACTAAGATAAAACAGTTTCAAGTCTCAGCATCACCACTCAAAGGTAGCTACTTAACACTATATAAAGAATTTGCATAATCAAAAATTACAtcagtaaactatataatagcTGTAGATGAAGAGATCTAATCGCTAATATATAACAGTTGCAAGTCTCAACATAACCACACCAAAGGTAGCTACTTTACACTATATGAGAGACTCAAACCAATGTATAATCAAAGACTACACCAGTAAACTATAATAGCTGTACATATCTAATCACTAATGTATAACAGTTACCACACACAAAAGGTAGCTACTTTACACTAAATGCAGAATCTACACAATCAATACCACTAAagattcgatttttatttaCCTCCAAATCAATAGAAAGCGTCTCAGCAACATGGCGCATGATAGAATGAACAAGCTTGCTCTTATTATACCTCTCTTCACAAGTCTGAATATCCTCCTCGCTAACCCTACGCTTGCTCAGATCAATGTACCCTTTCTCCTTGTCCACACGCAGCACCATGACGGGCTCGATCCTCCCGACCTTAATCAAGCTGCTCACACTTCGGATCCGACGGCGGGAGAGCTCGGAGAATAGGATCATGCCTTCGATGTTGTTGTACTCGAGGAGCGACACGTAGGCTCCCATGTCGGCGATGTTTTTGACCTGGATCATCACCGCCATGTCTACTTCCGGGTACTTGGACTCGTACATCCGGCACTCTAGATTCGGAGTCGCCATGGTTGGAGATGGGAAAGGTGTTGAGAATTAGGGTTCAGGCGGATAAGCGAGACGAGGAAGACGACTAAACGTCAGAGAGGCAAGCCTAAACGGTGTCGTTTTTGCGGATTATATGATTGGGCTTGAGCCAACATTTTGGtttaggttaaaaaaaaaattagatcgaACCGGTCTCTGAATCTTGTGTATATATACAACACAATAATATAAGAGGATTTAAAAACCTTCATTAACCTATTCTCAAGTCATATTTACATACCTACTGAATAAGAGACCTATGGAACCTTGGATGATCTAACTTCAAATGCAACCAAGCTGTTGCTTAAGCCGATCCTCTATACATCAAGATATAGCAAAATATATTAATCCATTATACTGACCAAACATATACATTAGCCCtcataaaaaatatagtttaaaaaataactacCAGTGTTCTTAGATGTTAATTAAGAAACTAGCCATTATCTTTGGTATGGCTGAAATTATccttatatttttaacttaGTAATAGTTAGTACGTATCATTATTACATGAAAAATAATGTGTATAATTTAGTTTGTTGGTAATGATTTGGCATTGTTTACAAATCATAtgtaatgaaattatttaaaaccaaGCATTAACCAATTAACCAAAACAATTTACTGGTAAACACCTAATTGAATTTTCACCAAAATTAAGATTCTGTTTTAAATGACAGAGCAAATAGAAATCAGATAACCATATGTACACTTCCATAACCCAAAATAATCAACCAAAAGCAATGCAAAAAGAAACAGACCAATATTAGCCGATGATTACTTACTAATAACAAGATTCAAGttattgtgttaaaaaaatagaattatacTAACAGTTCATGGAAACACATTATGTCTATATAAGCAAATACAGTAGATCGACACATCTCATAGTGTCTTAAACACATTTATTAATAACACAAAATCCTTCCTTTTATATACCCTGAACAAAATAAGAAGATGACTTGCATTGCTTCTGTGTTTAAGGCTTTGTGTTTGTCTCTCTTGTTCGTCGCGGCCGTTGCAAGTCGTCCAACCAACAGGCCAAAGATTTTTAACGTCCAACGCTATGGTGCTAAAGCTAACGGAAAAACTGATAACACCAAGGTATGTAAATGAccaatatatatagaaacacacaaaaataaacattttatcaattatgttttgtttaatttgtcCAAAATTAGGCGTTCACAAACATATGGAAAAGCGCATGCACAAGGAAAGGTGGTAATAGTAAAATCTACGTACCGAAAGGAATGTTTTATCTCGGTGGTGTAGAGTTCGTAGGGCCATGCGCGAATCAGATTGAATTTGTTATCGATGGAACTTTATTGGCTCCTTCAAACCCTAGGGACATTAAGAACGACACATGGATCCAGTTCAGGTACATTAACAATCTTATTATCTCCGGTGCCGGTACACTCGACGGCCAAGGGAAAGATTCTTGGCCACTAAATGACTGCCACAAAAACCCCAATTGTCCTAAGCTAGCTATGGTACCACTTCTTAATCCTTTTACATATTGCTTTATTATATGACTTTACAATGAAAATTATGCAATTCAATTATTATCTATTACCCCTTCAATTTATAGATTTAATTATCTAGATACAAAATGTCATTAAAACGAGTACATATATAGTTTTGAATGAGGCAATATCGACAGAATAATATGTCCATATCTTA encodes:
- the LOC106438031 gene encoding eukaryotic translation initiation factor 2 subunit alpha homolog, with protein sequence MATPNLECRMYESKYPEVDMAVMIQVKNIADMGAYVSLLEYNNIEGMILFSELSRRRIRSVSSLIKVGRIEPVMVLRVDKEKGYIDLSKRRVSEEDIQTCEERYNKSKLVHSIMRHVAETLSIDLEELYVNIGWPLYRKHGHAFEAFKVLVTDPDSVLGSLTREIKEVGPDGQEVTKVVPAVTEEVKDALVKNIRRRMTPQPMKIRADIELKCFQFDGVVHIKEAMRKAEAAGNEDCPVKIKLVAPPLYVLTTQTLDKDQGIEILEKAIAVCTETIEEHKGKLVIKEAPRAVSERDDKMLTEHMAKLRMDNEEISGDEESGEEEEDTGMGEVDIDGGAGIIE
- the LOC106443576 gene encoding exopolygalacturonase produces the protein MTCIASVFKALCLSLLFVAAVASRPTNRPKIFNVQRYGAKANGKTDNTKAFTNIWKSACTRKGGNSKIYVPKGMFYLGGVEFVGPCANQIEFVIDGTLLAPSNPRDIKNDTWIQFRYINNLIISGAGTLDGQGKDSWPLNDCHKNPNCPKLAMVPLLNPFTYCFII